The Miscanthus floridulus cultivar M001 chromosome 7, ASM1932011v1, whole genome shotgun sequence genome includes a region encoding these proteins:
- the LOC136463638 gene encoding phosphopantothenate--cysteine ligase 1-like yields MVAAGDPESFFATSPPLRDASAVAANLQEFVACNSHVSSEGGGRRRIVCVTSGGTTVPLEQRCVRYIDNFSSGHRGAASTEYFLKAGYAVIFVHRRGSCQPFSRFLPDDSFLQFFDVTTDLKVQVVESQATVVKKAIGDYRKAIEGGSLLKLPFTTIFEYLQLLKMVATSMSSVGLHGMFYLAAAVSDFYVPWDSMAKHKIQSAGGPLDMKLSQVPKMLSVLRNQWAPLAFCISFKLETDSDILVQKAEMALNKYRMNVVVANLLATYKEEVVIISNGKSNTIRRCNKDEDLEEHIIKLLEKSHSKYIYSSTEGCNKNDYGKIIPLGIKSLA; encoded by the exons ATGGTCGCGGCGGGAGATCCGGAATCCTTCTTCGCCACCTCGCCCCCGCTGCGCGACGCCAGCGCTGTCGCCGCCAACCTGCAGGAGTTCGTTGCGTGCAATTCGCACGTCTCATCAG agggcggcgggcggcggcggatcGTTTGCGTCACGTCGGGCGGGACGACGGTGCCGCTGGAGCAGCGATGCGTGCGCTACATCGACAACTTCAGCTCCGGCCACCGCGGCGCCGCGTCCACCGA GTATTTCTTAAAGGCTGGCTATGCGGTCATTTTCGTCCATCGGCG AGGGAGTTGCCAACCTTTCTCTAGGTTCCTCCCTGATGATTCGTTTCTCCAGTTCTTTGATGTCACAACAGATTTGAAGGTTCAAG TGGTCGAGTCCCAAGCAACGGTGGTAAAGAAAGCAATTGGGGATTATCGCAAG GCTATTGAAGGAGGCTCTCTGCTGAAACTCCCATTCACCACGATATTTGAATATCTTCAG ttactgaagatggtggctacatCTATGAGCTCTGTGGGTCTCCACGGGATGTTCTATCTCGCTGCAGCTGTGTCTGACTTCTATGTTCCATGGGATAGCATG GCAAAACATAAGATTCAGTCAGCCGGAGGCCCACTGGATATGAAGCTCAGTCAGGTTCCAAAAATGCTTTCCGTTCTGCGAAACCAATGGGCCCCCTTGGCCTTCTGCATATCCTTCAAG CTGGAGACGGATTCAGATATTCTAGTTCAGAAAGCAGAAATGGCTCTGAACAAGTACAGGATGAACGTTGTTGTGGCCAATCTGCTTGCAACGTACAAAGAGGAAGTCGTCATTATCTCAAATGGCAAAAGCAATACCATTCGAAGGTGCAACAAAGATGAGGATCTGGAGGAGCATATTATCAAGCTCCTGGAGAAGAGCCACTCAAAGTATATTTACAGCAGCACAGAAGGGTGCAATAAGAATGATTACGGAAAGATTATACCGTTAGGCATCAAAAGTCTGGCTTGA
- the LOC136465775 gene encoding uncharacterized protein has protein sequence MATQKLLHYFNDHEVSVLTSYPLRDVIRNHDAVGQISKWTLKLMAHNIMYIPHTAIKSQALMDFVAEWTKVQLPTSNVTHEYWTMYFDGSIMAPSLGARVVLISPDGSRLHYAIRIHFLASNNTMEYEALINGLCIAIELGATWLYVHGDSELVVD, from the coding sequence atggcaacccagaagctcctgcactacttcaacGACCATGAAGTCTCAGTCCTTACTTCATACCCACTCAGAGACGTCATCCGCAACCACGATGCTGTGGGACAGATCTCCAAGTGGACACTCAAACTAATGGCCCACAACATCATGTATATCCCTCACACAgctattaagtctcaagctcttatggattttgtcgctgaatggacgaAGGTCCAGCTACCAACCTCgaatgtcacccacgagtactggacgatgtacttcgacgggtccataatggcacctagcttgggggctagagtggttctgatctccccagatgggagtaggctccattATGCAATCCGCatccactttttggcctcaaacaacaccatggaatacgaggccctcatcaatggactatgcatcgccatcgagctcggtgctacgtgGCTCTATGTCCACGGCGACTCGGAGCTGGTCgtcgactag